DNA from Sulfurimonas xiamenensis:
TAAACAAAGACAATATAGGTGACACTCCATATAAAAAGCATCTTTATCTTGACGCTCTTTCATTTAAAAACCATAAGTTAGGATTTTTTTACGGCTCTGCAGCATTATCCATGTTAGACTTTTTACTAAAAATTGCTCCTTTTGTTCAGCCTGTTTTGTTAGTAGAAGATAGAAAACCAATATTTAAAATATCTCATTAAATATCTATTATTTTCTTGATGCAAAATTCAAAAAAAATAATACAATTCCATTCTAAATATTATCACTTAAACAAGAGGTCAACCGTGTACAAAATACTTAAAGCACATCCGACAAAAGAGCAGATAACAAACTTCAATATGAAAATTGCTGAAGAAGACGATTATGTCGATTATGTCATTGATTTAAATACCCTCGACGAAGATGCTAAAAAAGAGCTCTGCTCTTTATACGACATAGACGATAAAGATCTAAATCAAAAAGAGAAACTGCAGCTTAGCATCTCTTCTTCGGTATAATTTTTTAGTAAGAAACTTGACATTTTCTTAAAATCGTTACTATAATAGTATAGACTTATTAAAGGATATGTTATGTGTAAAGATGCAATTGTATTTCGCAACAAACCTGAAGGTGTAACTCTTGAAGCTGGAGTCACATATATGATCTGCACATGTGGAAGAAGTAAAGATGGTATTTTTTGTGACGGAAGTCACAAAGGAACAAAATGCATGCCCAAAAAAGTAACTGTTGAAAAAACGAAGCAGTACCACATCTGCATGTGTAAGACAAGTGCAAACTTCCCTTTTTGTGATGGTACTCACAGTATTTATACCAATGAAGATATCGGCAAAAAGATTCAATCCTGACTCTCACTCTTTGAGAGGGTAAGAGTGTTCAAAATTGACACATACTTTTGGACACTCTTTATATTATTTAACTTCTATCTTTTTCTTTTTTTTCACTTTTTTCTCTCAACTTAGGAACAACAACTTCCAATACACCATTTTCACAGCTAGCATTGATATTTTCAGCATCAACACCATCGTGCAGCAGAGTAAAGCTTCTGAAAAATTTTAGATAACTACTTTTTATT
Protein-coding regions in this window:
- a CDS encoding Hsp20/alpha crystallin family protein, which encodes MKSSYLKFFRSFTLLHDGVDAENINASCENGVLEVVVPKLREKSEKKEKDRS
- a CDS encoding CDGSH iron-sulfur domain-containing protein yields the protein MCKDAIVFRNKPEGVTLEAGVTYMICTCGRSKDGIFCDGSHKGTKCMPKKVTVEKTKQYHICMCKTSANFPFCDGTHSIYTNEDIGKKIQS